A region from the Oncorhynchus clarkii lewisi isolate Uvic-CL-2024 chromosome 8, UVic_Ocla_1.0, whole genome shotgun sequence genome encodes:
- the LOC139415474 gene encoding zinc finger protein 513-like: MPRRKQQNPQPVKLDSEDGVLTIGAPGSLTLKADFLLGHDLEFGDPGHDKILGLDDKYSDSVAAEIGFSVYPLGDEEESCAFSRLSMESDADEPRTATESCRDQEDGPTSQPDLEPPFPPYLSCRGCGLDLVGPYCHRCCKGGGGGGGGFSGAFGGFRSGSRSQADDSEEGGDVTDDNSIMGDDGPNSKLHSCQLCGFSSRYANHVKRHMKTHNGEKPYHCPLCTYASAQLVNLQRHLRIHTGEKPYRCDCCSFACSSLGNLKRHQRMHVAGQPGQGAGQEAVRPACGSPIDPSTVGPPANGPPAVGPPASGHGLKRKEEPSASAEEVVRSDLNLHNRDYLPRYSRLRLQPPLEQQPPRLLEGPGLGAGTLGRCLTGSRSGVRPVVGVKSEETHRDSLLPLLFPFTCRLCGTPLEDEDGSTAQICAKCTLDMLTKESSGPNSPGERGDKVYTCSACPFLTHYPNHLARHMKTHSGEKPYKCPQCDYASAHFDNLKRHHRVHTGEKPYKCHLCDYACGNLANLKRHQRVHSGAKPFQCAVCSYSCNQSMNLKRHMLRHTGEKPYKCQQCGYTTGHWDNYKRHQKKHGLATDGWVKVQMSGGGEEEGGEEEDEEERVAGQPQRKEEEAVMQYMSR, encoded by the exons ACTCTGTAGCGGCTGAGATCGGCTTCTCTGTGTACCCTCTGGGGGATGAGGAAGAGAGTTGTGCATTCAGCCGTCTCAGTATGGAGAGTGACGCAGATGAGCCCCGCACCGCCACCGAGAGCTGCAGGGACCAGGAGGATGGTCCAACCTCCCAGCCCGACCTCGAGCCCCCCTTCCCCCCCTACCTGTCCTGCCGGGGCTGTGGTCTGGATCTGGTGGGGCCCTACTGCCACCGTTGCtgcaagggaggaggaggaggaggggggggattCAGCGGCGCGTTCGGTGGCTTTCGCTCCGGTTCGCGGTCACAAGCGGACGATAGCGAGGAAGGAGGGGACGTAACGGACGACAACTCCATAATGGGTGACGACGGTCCCAACTCCAAGCTCCACTCCTGCCAGTTATGTGGGTTCTCCTCACGCTATGCCAATCACGTCAAGAGGCACATGAAGACTCACAACGGGGAGAAGCCGTACCACTGTCCCCTGTGTACCTACGCCTCGGCCCAGCTGGTCAACCTGCAGAGACACCTGAGGATTCACACTGGGGAGAAACCATACAGGTGTGACTGCTGCTCCTTCGCCTGCAGTTCCCTAGGCAACCTGAAGAGGCATCAGAGGATGCATGTGGCTGGACAGCCGGGACAGGGGGCGGGACAGGAAGCAGTGAGACCTGCCTGCGGATCTCCTATTGATCCCTCTACTGTTGGTCCTCCTGCTAATGGCCCTCCTGCTGTTGGTCCTCCTGCTAGTGGGCATGGTCTTAAGAGGAAGGAGGAGCCCAGTGCTTCAGCTGAAG AAGTGGTGAGGTCTGATCTAAACCTCCACAACAGAGACTACCTGCCACGCTACAGCAGACTAAGGTTACAACCACCACTGGAGCAACAGCCCCCAAGACTTCTTGAGGGGCCTGGACTTGGGGCTGGGACTTTAGGAAGGTGTTTGACTGGGTCTAGGTCTGGAGTCAGACCTGTGGTGGGAGTGAAGTcagaggagacacacagagactctctccttcctctgctctTCCCCTTTACCTGTCGTCTCTGTGGTACCCCCCTGGAGGACGAGGACGGTTCCACTGCACAGATCTGTGCCAAATGCACCCTGGACATGCTGACCAAGGAGTCATCTGGCCCCAACAGCCCCGGAGAGCGTGGGGACAAGGTCTACACCTGCAGTGCCTGTCCCTTCCTCACCCACTACCCCAACCACCTGGCGCGACACATGAAGACACACAGCGGAGAGAAGCCGTACAAGTGCCCTCAGTGCGACTACGCCTCCGCCCACTTCGACAACCTGAAACGCCATCACCGCGTGCACACGGGCGAGAAGCCGTACAAGTGCCACCTGTGTGACTACGCCTGTGGGAACCTGGCTAACTTAAAACGTCACCAGCGGGTCCACTCGGGCGCCAAGCCGTTCCAGTGCGCGGTGTGTAGCTACAGCTGTAACCAGAGTATGAATCTGAAGAGACACATGCTGAgacacacgggagagaagccttataagTGCCAGCAGTGTGGATACACCACGGGACACTGGGACAACTACAAACGACACCAGAAGAAACATGGCCTCGCCACCGACGGCTGGGTCAAAGTTCAGATGTCCGGCGGGGGTGAGGAAGAGGGgggtgaggaagaggatgaggaagaaagGGTGGCGGGACAGCCgcagaggaaagaggaagaggcGGTGATGCAGTATATGTCCAGATAG